ggacacttttcatacatagagatttggctcctttatacagtctccatgctgaAAATGTTTTCTTAGttcatacattatttttatttgaatggcCAGTAGTATTCTAACATAACCGACTACCCCACTGCCAAAAAAGGATTATATTAGGGTTAGAGACTAAACCTTTAAAACGAAAAGAGCGCCTAATGCAGTCGCGAGAAGTCGCGCTCAGAATGCAAAAAAATCTTCCTAGATAAgtatgaataatattttttattatgacgtGGACGTAACATCCCCCAGATGAGCGGAGATGAGGGAGATGTactcttctccgctccgctggattacaatcaatgctattggttgattcccacTATTTCCCACACGTCTCCTTTCATCTCAGCTCATCTCCGCCTCGGTGGAAAGGAAGTCTAAATGAACGTACCTGCCACTTTTTCCAGACCACAGCAGTTCCACAGAGTATTCAGGCTCACAGGGCACTCCGTCGCAGTTACAATGCGGTTGCGTCTCTTTAGTTAAGCTACTCTGTGGGCTTATTGTAACCCAAGTGTTTTTGAACTCTGGAATGTTGGAAGACCAATATTACGCAAGCTGGCGTCTGGCAGGCCAAGATGACTCATTTCGCCTTCATGACCGCTACCTAAGTGATTGTGTTGCTGAACTGTTCTGTGAGCCTAGCCAAGACAACAACGTTCGtacgaaacgctatctgtctctctatcagtATTCCatattatttagtaaataaCTCATAATTTAGGCATACCTTTCACAGTTTCAATGTCCTCCATCAAAGATACTGTTGTGTTGACCTTACAGGAGAAACAGCTCgtctagaataaataaataaatatagaggcCATACGCCATCTAGGCGACGTGAATAATATTAACACGTCCGTCGTGTTTCACTGGGCAAATTCATGGTGAATTTCCTCTAGTAAAACTTTTTTGATATTTCGCTAGATGGAGCTAAATGCTAAATTTATGATACTATTATTTTTCAACGTTGAATTTTCCTCGGTAAAAATTTCAATGCAACGAAGTTTGCAATTGGTTCAAACTGTATGTTACCTGCAATCCAaactaatatatatgtatatgatatgCGCCTTATAAAGGCGTGTAATCAGTTGGTTAAAGCGATCGAACCGCTTTTTCGACGGGTTGCGAGCCATTTTGCCCGAAGCCATGTATTTTTCAATTCTTCCCTTAGCTTCAAGAAATGTAATAATACCGACGTcgtgcagaaaaaaataaattaatcgtTCATTGTTCCATTAGTAATTTTAACCGTCTCAGTATATTTCTATTTTCCATCCGTAATGTACAAAAAAGGAATTTAATAATAGCATGCATGCAATTTACTCACAATAAGATAGTCCCGACAATATCGGCGCAGAGTCCCATTAATATATGTAGGCTTTTCTGTTAAAATTATCTGGTATGTGTCCTTTTCGTTGCTTTTAAACGTAGCCTTATCGCCAGTCAACACATTCTTAACCAATAACCCTGTAAATAGAATACTATTGGTATGATATAAAGCCCAATTCGAATTTACTTTTCGATGTCAaagtgatatctaaatgatgtcatttcgttatcattcgcgcgtgcatttcgctcgtacggTCTCCAGAGCGgcgaaggtgctcacaaatatctaaacacccctctatcctcctaaggcccgaGGTCCTACTTATagtacctcttcagttcgatgaaatttaaatacaattggaacagagtcgcttttgctttgtttcgtttaattttccagcaacgcaaaatcaactctatttcctaactataggttcaaatttcagtggcaaattttggatttttcatttgtatggctgggcctggAGGCTATGGTCAAGGCGCTAgtatgcgtgttcagatatttttcaacacatcggccgctccgatgtatctgatacCGACTGTACTTGTGCACCGTATACGGTAGGtgcgggcgaatgataacaaaattacatcCTTATTCCTTATGCTATCATTTTGACTTCAAAATGTGTTTgaattgagtcgcttaacttcaaactcgggtaaatccatctgtcagattatgcaaTATTAGTATTAAGAAAACGTAAAAGGGTAGATagttgctgagagggtcgaatggatttacccgattTTGAAGTTATGCGACACAATCGGCCTCTAGGAATTAGGGAAAATATGTAATTTCTAGCCAAACTGAagcaaaaatttaataataagtaggtacctatactactTATATATATCTATAGTTGAATAAAAGTTGTCTCGAAATTTAAATTGTCTCAGATTCGCATAAATAAACTTACTCATTGTAATTTCCTTGGGTTCTTTAGGCTTCTCAATGGTGACACACGAAGCAAAGccaaattcggtgtttgtctttgtctgaaacatttaaaaatcatATGACGTTTACACCGATCAAGAAAATATAACGTATGTtgaaacattaataaattagacaACCTAGGGTAGGTAGATATTGTACTTAACTTTATGGTCGTGAAAAATAAATCGAacgtaaaattattatataaacgGACTCCTCTTCGGCTATGGCTCAAGAAATGTGGGTCAAAAATGCTCAAAACAATCATTGTGCACTTTGTAACTAAAAAGTGGTAAGATTTATAGCAAAGGCATAAGATCCACCGAGGCATCGCGATGGTCGGTTCATAGGTATTAGTGCCTAATTACTGGGAGTAGATATTGGGACCGAGCAGAACTCGGCTCGGCGTCATGTTCGTCGTCAACTAAAATGGTTGATGATATTGACGCTTTTAGAAAATACTGTCCCACAACAGTTCGATTTGCGTGTAGTATTGGGTCCAAAATGGTctttaaaatatatacttacggCATAGTCTGTAAATTCAGAGGTAACATTCACTGCGATGGCCCGTATTCCCCTATACATTGTAACGATCGATTCCTCCGGGGCACCAACTGCAAGTTCTGcgtaaaaacaatataaatcaACAagtaaagtaatttatttttagatctAAGTAACCAAATTCATGCCTTAATCTAAcagtttttattcatttttagttttaattcttGCACTGCTATTCTACGTTCCTAGCCGATATCATGGTTAGCCCTCTATGCAGCAAAAATGCACTAGTACTTAATTATAAGTTGAAGCAATCATTCATTTATCGCCTCTTTCAATCTCATCAAGTGAGAGTGAGATGCCAAATTATACACGACTCGGGGGTAGTTTTAGTGCACACCAATGAGCGCCAGCGTTCATATCATTTCCATATCCAAACcttaacaaaatttaaaaacagaagACCGCACCTGGTTTTGAAGTAGGTACGTACCATCGCTCCCATTGTCGTTATAATCAGCGACCGGCTGCAGGCTGAACCCAAAGGACTTGCTCTTCTCAATTCTCTGTGTCCTAGCCAGTTCTAACACTGATATCGTGTCTGTTCGTTTCTTTTTAATAGTCTCATGTATGGCATAGCCGCATATAATGTATAACACGCCTCCTGACTTCTCGAATGGCGCGCTGACAATTATTTCTGAAAGATGTTTTTGGTGCCATTAAGTTCGTGTCGTCGTCTATCTTATGaacctattaaaaattaaattacactgGCGATTTGCGGGAGAGTTGAAAGCGAGCGAACGAAacgtgtccatgcaattttgtagATCGCTGTACAGAGCACTACTTTCTAACatataatgtacctacatcGGGCGAGACTTGAGACACCAGCGTGCTGCTTTTCCAACTTCGTCCCCGGGCATGAAATTCTTCTGCCAGCTATGTGGTTGTGGACTTACTAGTCATTTGCATAAGTGCCGCTATCTCATTATTAATGTTATGTGTacaaatgtatgtatgtgtgtatagtGTACAAAGAAAAGGAGAAGGAGACAATTCATTACCAGGATAAGAGTCGCCGTTGACATCGTTAGTGGACAAAGTCGTACCGAACCGTGAGCCGCTCTTCACCCCCCATATTGTTATTATCAAATCCATCTCGAAAGTTTCATTATCGAAGGGATTAATCTGAAAccaaaacaaaaatgtaatcgaTGATTGATGGGCAGATTTTAATGTTGTtttctacttatttattttcgttAGATTtgcatgcattaattatttttatatgattttgacccatgttctttcactgatatgcgttaaaattgttaaataacaaaagaaaccgtcaacgccatctatccgagagtaggccaaaggtagtggcgccatctgatcaagattcaaattttcttgatttttgaggcacgtttttcccttagactgtatccatctattacggagttatatctatctttggttgcaataaataaatatgaatatgaaatctCAATTTGGGACAAGAAACTTATGTAATTTTCCGCTGAGTTACATAAATACCATTCGTTTTCTAGGACAAGATTTCGGAACAAGGAGGTTCAGATTTCTAGGAAATACGGTGAAATTTCGATTATTATGTACTTAACAACGGAACAGGGAACTATCTATTTACCAAAGTAACGATAAAAAAGATtgacaacaaattaaaaatcgACTGATAATATTGATTAACGGCACTGCAGTCCCGGCTGTGAGGACCCGTCCCGATTGTAGGAATCCATCGGATGAGGTCAGCGCACGACCGGTCGTTGCGGAAGACCGTCTTTGGCAAATCATTCTTAGGTAGAAATGAACATACCTATTAGAGCTGATAGATGATGATAATAAAGCGTCCAAAGGCTACGCAATCCGCTTACCATCGAACGTTCCGTACATTTATTTGCCACCGTTGTGTAAACAAACAAAGACATTCTTAGAGAAACACCACactagcgtcggcgtctagtcaactctaccAGCGCGATTCGActgattcgagaaatgaattagagattcactcgATATgaaatagcatagagtaacttatactagagcggtactgtcatagtaaattttgtaaccccagtaaattcactgccatctgtcgacacactttaaaactaaaaatgaagatttataaaaatacgataaaatgtatttaaatatggatatttttttttatttgcattaattatttttatgattttgacccatgttctttcactgatatgcgttaaaattgttaaataacaaacgaaaccgtcaacgccatctatacgacagttggccaaagctagtagcgccctctgaacgagaattaaattttcttgattttcgaggcacgttttttccttagactgtatccatctattacagtaaagatatgtgacttcccacgggtaaaggtaccttatagcggttggcgcttacgctattattaccGCTGCTCCAaataatattggatggcgcttacgcctacactcaaaagacgctagtgtgtggTCCAGTGTTGCTGCGCCGGCGCGCCGACGAATAGGTCGACGAGACCGTCCCGAGTGACATTGGCTCTACAGAGCGCCGCGCCGACGAGCAGGTCTCTGAGACCGTCGCGACTGTTGCGAGTGACATCGGCGCTGCCGAGCGTCGCGCCGATAATTCTACCTACGCTCTCAGTCTCTATCTCTCTCACTCTAAAACACTGACCGATTTAGAATAAATGTGCGTCGCGCCGTTGTCGTAGTCGGCGGGGCGGTGCTGCGCCGGCGCACCAACCAGCAGGTCGGCGAGACCATCGCGAGTGACATCGGCGCTGCAGAGAGCCGCTCCGAACATGGTACCGATGCTGTCAGTCTTGTCGTTCAGTCTGCGAGAGCTGTTTGAAAATATGAAGTTAGGTTAAGAAATACAGGGACAAGAGGAACATTTGtagtaaattttcatttttattaagcATATATATACGTCTGCAAACGATactataaacatttaaaattaagggGAAATGGAAAAATCCACCGCTTTGGTCTGAATTCGAACTTGCGAACTTTTGGAATACTACCAAAGCTTACCAGTTAAGTAGCGTGGGATTTTTGCTTACACGCCTTGGGGAGGCGCGATGCTTCGGTAATTGGTTATTACCTATTGTTTCTAAGTTGTTTCTAAATTATTCTTAATCAgaacatataaaatataagtacagaCCAGTCTGATCCTGGAGCAAAAGCATATAGAGGATTGTTGGTGAAGAAATCAAtctgaaatatataaaaaaatcgctCAAAATAGGAATAAAAACCAATCCAATATACAAAaacataggtataggtatatattacttTGAAACATGTATTAACGGAGCTTGAAGTATTATGAtaacaattatttacataaaatgcaCAACacgaaaattataatatttttaatccatactaatattataaatgcgaaagtctgtctgtctgtctgtctgtgtgttccctcttcacgcttaaaccgctccGACGCTTAAGccgaatcgatttagatgaaatttggcatagagataggttgagtccctgagaaggacataggatagtttttatcccgaaaattatcccttaagaaagtaaaaagcggggtggaattgagataattaattaagTCTCTGCTAATTTATGTgcaaaatatgctcaaattgaataattgctatgaaaaattttccaggcgctatgcttGCTTTAGCTGTTGTTattaagtccgcgcagacgaagtcgcgggcaaaagctagtttaaaatattatcaatttatcaaatCCCGGGATATTACACCGCCTGGAACGGAATTAAAAAACGCAGGGATGCCCAGTACCTGCATTACCCTCTCGGCTTCACTGTCTTAACCCACAGGAAAGACGAGCCAATACGTGTGGAAGCAGGTCGGCTGCAGGAATCTGCCGCTTATTTCAGGTTGGACCCTACTCGCGCCTTACGGTAACTCCATTCCGGGTTTTAATTTTGGAGTATCCTTCTTCTAGATGGATTGCAGTACATCTCCCATGTGACTAGACAGCTTTATGCTTCGTTTGTGGACTTAGTCGCCTCGTACGACACCCTTATCCTATGTGAGGGTTGGCGCTATTCTAAAGCCGGCCATCACACGGTAGCTTGTCATCAATCATCATATAGTATAgagtgtgtaaattcaatacgggcgaatatttaaatcgtggttagcataggacctaagaagtatattgatatagattttgcttagaaatacaatgaaaatttttCGGTCCCCAATGTAATACAAATACAGCACACAAGTTACcggatacgagctttttaaagtaaccgtcaacgcttgttggcagttactattaaaaaacttgtatctcgtaatgtcatgtcatctttGTGGCTCAATGTTTGCAGtgcattgctgctcggtaaatttaaaaataataattacggggtcataattaagtgtaacttaaaaacacttcttaaattataattatacggATAAATTCTacatctggtttaatttattgcccgtattggatttacgcACTGTATACAATACTTACGTAGCCTTTCTCCATGCCAATAGAGTTTACGCTAAAAGCGTAGCATGttttattttcaacaaaataattTCCAAATGACATAGCTTGACctgtaagtaaattaaaatgtacGTGTATAAGAGTTGTCAAAAATCATTATCACGAGGTCAGTTATCCTTGTATATATAGAGAGGTATCAACTATTCTTTTGGCGTAACAAAATAGTAtgtatttgtaggtatataaagCACGTATCACCATGTTTAACCATgagatacattttatttatatctggTGCAATTCATTTTCGTGATTGCGATGGGTCTTCTGTTTGTAGTAAAACCGACTTACCGTATATCGTCGCTAGGCTTAATTCTTGAGGTTTAAAACATTCCGAGTAATTCTCTGCTTTTGTCATTTGGCTGCACAACGCAGCCTTATTCTCAAACAGTTGGGATATTATGACTCTATCATTGTCATCCACTAATGTGCTCCAGCCACCGCCTCCTTCTACCCATACAGCTGAAACTGTAGCAAGATACATTGTAGCAAGACGCATTGACAGTTTTACCAGAACTTCTGACTCTATTCATACgttatatgttaattttgatttgtgtactatgtgtatgaaatgtctattggtttcacagtgctttggatcactgttatgctgtgaaatgtaatgaataaaaaataataaaataaataataattacatcaAAAGTATTACAACCCGGTAAAGGCGCCCTGAGGTTTTATATTCGGTCGGTTGGTGCGACCTGGTGAAGTACCAGTGGAGCTGATCCCAACTATTACAAAGTGGCTGTTACCTACAACCAGCAATAAACGAGAAGCAAATATAATGCAAAGTTCATACAAGTACCATCCCCTCGAGCggcaaagcaatatttttaaatttgcgcGCGGCGCGCTGCCTCTATGCGGCaagttttcaatattaaaaatggcGACCGCCTTATTTGTCAATTTCGAGGCATTTTGCCGCTCGAGGGGTATTTAGCGAAAATTCTTTCATATGTTCGGCTTTTCTTCTTTACAGTTGGCATTCCTCAATCGGTTCCTATGAAATTTGTTGAGCAGTTTCAAGTCAGCAATATCTACTTTTTTACTTCTGTAGGGTAAGCGGGCCTAACGCGGGTCAGCTAACAACAACCGTCAAAAAATCTACGATTTTGTTGTATTAAGGTAGCGAATATGCAGTCATTAGTTAGGAAATTTATCgaaattcaatttaaaatatcgttttttaagtttccgcttaaaattttcatacaatagAAGAAAAGCAAAGGGTCTGCTAAAACCTGCTTTGCCCAGACTTGGTGCTTTGGGAAAAACAGGTAGTGGTTGGGCAAAGCgggtattattaaaattaaacgtatataacttatatttaaactaaatatataaacacgtaattgttacataaacaatatactGAAATAATCACTAGCAAACGGTATCATGACATGATATTAAAGACGCAGCTTTAGGAAAACAATTGGAGGTTGCTGACGTGAACTTTGCTACTATACCTTTTTTGTTATGAGCTCAGAGAACCACTAGCAATATAATGTTTAACTTACTACTTATATTGGAGTTGAGAGACCACATTTTTGAAGTTTTTTCTATATTATCGTAAATGAAGCAGGCGCCGAACGCAGCGCTAGTTTTTGTATGTAGATCGATATTACCAAAATATGCGGTTCTTAGCGGTGCACATACCTGGAAAGATAGaggcaattaaaattaaaaaatcaaaaagcTGGACTCCTTAACCCTTTCAACGCTACGCCTATCGTGTGCGTTATTGTGAACCTTGCGTCCTGGAATGCAAAACATACCACAAAACCATTTTTCTTTGCAGCTATTGAGGCACCCAGATAGAAATGCTGATCTGGATTCACAGCTGAAAAGCAAATTAAATTTTAGCAAAATAGTAATAACGAcagatagtaaaaaatataaggcACTTTAACCTACAGTCATACATACGTTTTGTATACCTTCCTACCTAGCTTTAATTTCTTTgtgttacaatttctagcaattAAAACGAGTAGGTACCAGACACGTAGGTATATGTCACTTGAATGTTT
This genomic stretch from Cydia strobilella chromosome 6, ilCydStro3.1, whole genome shotgun sequence harbors:
- the LOC134742532 gene encoding integrin alpha-D-like isoform X1 encodes the protein MIQSACALLLSAHLAMALFYHELSAVDLKDDIINSAYGFSLGYQRDDARLVIGAPLYNTDGKVYHCPVKDVKNKKCNDPVHIDFKTISNRTVNPDQHFYLGASIAAKKNGFVVCAPLRTAYFGNIDLHTKTSAAFGACFIYDNIEKTSKMWSLNSNISISAVWVEGGGGWSTLVDDNDRVIISQLFENKAALCSQMTKAENYSECFKPQELSLATIYGQAMSFGNYFVENKTCYAFSVNSIGMEKGYIDFFTNNPLYAFAPGSDCSRRLNDKTDSIGTMFGAALCSADVTRDGLADLLVGAPAQHRPADYDNGATHIYSKSINPFDNETFEMDLIITIWGVKSGSRFGTTLSTNDVNGDSYPEIIVSAPFEKSGGVLYIICGYAIHETIKKKRTDTISVLELARTQRIEKSKSFGFSLQPVADYNDNGSDELAVGAPEESIVTMYRGIRAIAVNVTSEFTDYATKTNTEFGFASCVTIEKPKEPKEITMRLLVKNVLTGDKATFKSNEKDTYQIILTEKPTYINGTLRRYCRDYLITSCFSCKVNTTVSLMEDIETVKEFKNTWVTISPQSSLTKETQPHCNCDGVPCEPEYSVELLWSGKSGRTHQYIVGSSDMETMTILVSNNGTVGCGACAIVGVSGTLVPTLPCAKEMGAYKCELPAPFRTETNKTIDVQLQTNTLSIEEKGLTIDVEVRKECNKPDAVHSFLTLNYDFENVLENVVVHGSTINRVISDAELKDSKEDKLSLEQTYTIYNNQSFQWKKVFLTIDEMNNTYIEKSTVRVGQPNKCSVELTNFWKCSIPLAPNSTTAIIVSATIVKNKLAIFLKKGTTIITSKLKLQILPDKTKDKSISTVITLEEKPKGPIGTILIAIGVGLLLLLIIGVILYKLNFFKRKTKEELEVLKNEMRRQSMRSGTSSDNRTQPAIDPAVTVPDPDHDFDMVDLIVDETPLAKSLSSEQLNSLAANPDSVKLEDCPKKPDFDDRPQVLKVDW